A stretch of Aerococcaceae bacterium zg-252 DNA encodes these proteins:
- a CDS encoding TetR/AcrR family transcriptional regulator has translation MLPLEQQIIEQTIQLFQEQGFKFTLDELASRLRISKKTIYQYFSSKEAIFNAVVEYGFAKIQATKCRILESSLSTVEKLKSVLIAMPQEFEKIDFRELKNLEKMYPSVNFNLQQHFEADWEPIFALIEQGIHEETIRPININVLKMILTAAFEAFMSSDSLDDSGLTYREALVELVEIVMNGLIMND, from the coding sequence ATGTTACCATTGGAACAACAAATAATTGAACAAACCATTCAATTGTTTCAAGAACAAGGTTTTAAATTTACATTAGATGAATTAGCGAGTCGATTAAGAATTTCAAAAAAGACCATTTATCAATATTTTAGTTCGAAAGAAGCTATTTTTAATGCAGTGGTTGAATATGGATTCGCTAAAATTCAAGCGACAAAATGTCGGATTTTAGAAAGTAGTTTAAGTACGGTAGAGAAATTGAAATCAGTTTTAATTGCGATGCCACAAGAATTTGAAAAGATTGATTTTAGAGAGCTGAAAAATTTAGAAAAGATGTATCCGTCGGTTAATTTTAATTTACAACAGCATTTTGAAGCTGATTGGGAACCAATTTTTGCTTTAATTGAACAAGGGATTCATGAGGAAACGATAAGACCAATCAATATAAATGTATTGAAAATGATATTAACAGCTGCATTCGAGGCATTTATGTCGTCTGATTCTTTAGATGACAGTGGTCTTACCTATCGAGAAGCCTTAGTTGAATTGGTTGAAATTGTGATGAATGGTTTGATAATGAATGATTAA
- a CDS encoding family 43 glycosylhydrolase, protein MTKQYYCNPLNINYRYQFNLDQRVGKLQINREAADPSLIYYNGLYYMFVSMNLSVWVSEDLVNWEAKRLPDYLPLYDYAPDVRVLGEYVYFSASKKGENCDYYRTKDIIEGPYEKIEGTFDFWDPNLFVDDDGRIYFFWGCTNDEPIWGCELDPETMKPISEKVAILDGDAFTKGYERIGEDHALFPLENDLVEKKFEAYISSQGFTKENMPQQMKLYETAIKGMFSQRPFIEGAWLTKHDNKYYMQYAFPGTQYNGYGDGVYIADSPLGPYKIAEQPIYSYKPGGFIPGAGHGSTLEDKNGNWWHAATMRISMNHNFERRVGLWPAGYDKNGQLFCNQLYGDWPILVEDGKVTNWQKPEWYPLHIGKQVSASSFEDGKEPKNVVEEDIQTWWRAKTNQSGEWLQVDLGEIMTVNAMQINFADDNLDIPVPGEIRMGTQARYIDEVDYCTQWKLEGSLDGVSYFVIEDKWDAKTDLPHDFIVKEDGLQLRYVKLTINALPYEQKAAISGLRIFGQGNGIQPLVPQYTVEKISDLDVEIHVDSSSDNTALGYNILFGNHPEKLYNSYLITEKHTQKIGALIKGEPFFVRVDAYNENGITEGNVIRVY, encoded by the coding sequence ATGACAAAACAATATTATTGTAATCCTTTAAATATAAATTATCGATATCAATTTAATCTTGATCAAAGAGTAGGGAAATTACAAATTAATCGAGAAGCAGCCGACCCCTCATTGATATATTATAATGGTTTATATTATATGTTTGTATCGATGAATTTAAGCGTATGGGTCTCAGAAGATTTAGTGAATTGGGAGGCAAAAAGATTGCCAGATTACTTGCCATTATATGATTATGCACCAGATGTACGAGTGTTGGGCGAGTATGTATACTTTTCTGCTTCTAAAAAGGGAGAAAATTGTGATTATTACCGCACGAAAGATATTATTGAAGGTCCATATGAAAAAATAGAAGGAACATTTGACTTTTGGGATCCAAATTTGTTTGTAGATGATGATGGAAGAATATATTTTTTCTGGGGTTGTACGAATGATGAACCTATCTGGGGTTGTGAATTAGACCCTGAGACAATGAAGCCGATATCAGAGAAAGTAGCTATCTTAGATGGAGATGCATTCACAAAAGGTTATGAACGAATAGGAGAAGACCATGCTTTATTCCCATTAGAGAATGATTTAGTTGAAAAAAAATTCGAAGCGTATATCTCTAGTCAAGGATTTACTAAAGAAAATATGCCACAGCAGATGAAATTGTATGAAACTGCTATAAAAGGAATGTTCTCGCAGCGACCTTTTATTGAAGGGGCTTGGTTAACTAAGCATGATAATAAGTACTATATGCAATATGCTTTTCCTGGAACGCAGTATAATGGCTATGGGGATGGCGTTTATATTGCAGATTCGCCATTAGGTCCATATAAAATTGCTGAACAACCAATTTATTCCTATAAACCAGGAGGCTTTATTCCAGGTGCTGGACACGGGTCTACTTTAGAAGATAAAAATGGAAATTGGTGGCACGCTGCAACAATGAGGATTAGTATGAATCATAATTTTGAACGGCGAGTAGGTCTATGGCCAGCTGGTTATGATAAGAATGGACAACTATTTTGCAATCAATTATATGGGGATTGGCCGATTTTAGTTGAAGATGGAAAAGTTACGAATTGGCAAAAACCGGAATGGTACCCTTTGCATATAGGTAAACAAGTTTCAGCATCAAGTTTTGAAGATGGAAAAGAACCTAAGAACGTAGTTGAAGAAGATATTCAAACTTGGTGGAGAGCTAAGACCAATCAATCAGGTGAATGGTTGCAGGTGGACTTAGGAGAGATAATGACAGTAAATGCAATGCAAATTAATTTTGCTGATGATAATTTGGATATTCCCGTACCTGGAGAAATTAGAATGGGAACACAAGCGAGATATATTGATGAAGTGGATTATTGTACGCAATGGAAGCTGGAAGGCTCTTTAGATGGCGTGAGTTATTTTGTAATTGAAGATAAATGGGATGCTAAAACGGATTTGCCGCATGATTTTATTGTAAAGGAAGATGGTTTACAATTAAGGTATGTAAAGCTAACAATTAATGCATTGCCTTATGAACAAAAAGCAGCTATATCTGGATTGAGAATTTTCGGACAAGGTAATGGTATACAACCTTTGGTTCCTCAATATACAGTGGAAAAAATAAGTGATTTAGATGTTGAAATCCATGTAGATTCATCTAGCGATAATACTGCTCTAGGATATAATATCTTATTTGGAAATCATCCAGAGAAATTATATAATAGCTACTTGATAACAGAAAAGCATACTCAAAAAATTGGTGCTTTGATTAAGGGCGAACCATTCTTTGTAAGAGTAGATGCTTATAATGAAAATGGTATTACGGAAGGCAACGTCATTCGAGTGTATTAA
- a CDS encoding chromate transporter — MAKFSKKDFIKLFIITFKLSAVTFGGGFIIIPLMRQKFVEELHWLDEDEMLDLTVIAQSSPGSISVNASILIGYRVAGMLGALTAVLGTALPPLIIISIVSLFYRAFRDNLYVHLVMKGMLPAVAAVIFDVVFRMGKNVLKDREILPIIVMILSFISVHYFHVNILLIILICALIGGLNTLYQQKRKGDIQS; from the coding sequence TTGGCAAAATTTTCAAAAAAAGATTTTATTAAACTTTTTATAATCACTTTCAAATTATCAGCAGTGACCTTTGGTGGTGGCTTCATTATTATTCCATTAATGAGACAAAAGTTTGTTGAAGAACTCCATTGGTTAGATGAAGATGAAATGTTGGATTTAACTGTTATTGCCCAATCTTCACCCGGCTCAATTTCTGTTAATGCTTCTATCTTAATTGGATATCGTGTAGCTGGAATGTTAGGTGCTTTAACTGCAGTACTGGGAACTGCCTTGCCTCCACTTATTATCATTTCGATTGTTTCCTTATTCTACCGAGCATTTCGTGATAATTTATATGTCCATTTAGTCATGAAAGGAATGTTACCTGCTGTCGCTGCCGTTATCTTCGATGTTGTCTTTCGAATGGGTAAAAATGTACTAAAAGATAGAGAAATCTTACCGATTATCGTGATGATATTGAGTTTTATCAGTGTGCATTATTTCCATGTTAACATTCTTCTTATCATTTTAATTTGTGCATTAATCGGCGGTTTGAATACCTTGTATCAGCAAAAACGGAAGGGGGATATTCAATCATGA
- a CDS encoding chromate transporter produces the protein MIYLRLFWAFFKIGLFSIGGGYAAMPLIQHQTIDVNHWLTMTQFGDITTIAEMTPGPISLNSATFVGIQVAGIPGALIATIGCILPSSIIVMTFAFLYYRYRGFSIVNGILLGLRPAVVAMIASAGIALLNMALFGQQDLPQSLNQFDVLNACIFIGALLLLRFTKRSPIHIMLLAGLVGLVLSLV, from the coding sequence ATGATTTACCTCAGACTTTTTTGGGCTTTTTTCAAAATTGGTTTATTTAGTATCGGTGGTGGCTATGCAGCTATGCCTCTCATTCAACATCAGACTATTGATGTCAACCATTGGCTGACCATGACGCAATTTGGGGATATTACAACCATTGCCGAAATGACCCCAGGCCCAATTTCACTCAACTCTGCAACATTTGTGGGAATCCAAGTCGCAGGTATCCCAGGGGCACTTATCGCTACTATTGGGTGTATTTTACCGTCCAGCATTATCGTCATGACTTTCGCTTTTTTATATTATCGCTATCGTGGATTTTCAATTGTCAATGGTATCTTACTTGGACTACGCCCTGCTGTTGTTGCCATGATTGCCTCGGCTGGTATCGCATTACTCAATATGGCACTATTTGGTCAACAAGATTTACCTCAATCTTTAAATCAATTTGATGTGCTTAATGCTTGTATCTTTATCGGAGCTTTACTATTATTACGTTTTACAAAACGCTCTCCAATTCACATTATGTTACTTGCAGGATTAGTGGGATTAGTATTGTCGTTGGTGTGA